The following nucleotide sequence is from Pleurocapsa minor HA4230-MV1.
TACTCTAGCAGGATTTCATATTACCCCTGGATACCTCAAACATTACCATCAGGTGAGAGAGAAGGTGCAGATTAACTATTCCCCTGAAGTTAACTACTGTCTTCAGTTTATTCGCGATCGCCCTAACTTACCTTATATTTTAGAAAATGCTAAAGCCAAAGGAAAACTTCGCTTAAGAACGATTCACGGCGATCCTAAAATTAATAATATTATGATTGACTGCTCCACTAAAGAAGCAGTGGCGATGATCGATCTCGATACAGTTAAGCCAGGTTTAATTCATTATGACATTGGTGATTGTTTGCGATCGGGCTGCAATTCTTTGGGGGAAGAAACTAGTAACTGGCAAGAGGTCAAGTTTGAACCAAAACTTGCTCAAGCTATCCTCAAGGGCTATTTAGAGGTAGCACGGGACTTTTTAACCCCAGAGGACTATCACTACATTTATGACTCGATTCGCTTACTGGCGTTTGAATTAGGACTGAGATTTTTTACCGATCATCTAGAAGGGAATGTTTACTTTAACGCTAATCATGCCAAACACAATCTAGCTAGAGCTTTAGTACAGTTTAAACTGACTGAAAGCATTGAAAGTCAGCAGGAGACAATTGAGCAGATCATCGCTGAAATGATATGAAATCTAGCTTTTCTTTGATCCCTTTTACTCCAGATACTGCACCTTCGGTTCAGATTACGGGTAATATTGAGCGTCAGCACAACCAGTTAAATATTGAATATACATTAGCAGGGCGATCGCAAATTCTGATCCCCGAAACTTCTAATAAGCCGACTCGCCAATTTAATCTATGGCAACATACCTGCTGTGAATTTTTTTTAGGCTTGCAAGACTCAACCCAATATTGGGAATTCAATCTTTCTCCCGCAGGACATTGGAATATTTATCGTTTTCTCGACTATCGACAAGATCTGGTGGAAGAAATAGCCTTTGATTCTTTACCTTTCCAGGTGTTGCTAGAGAATGATACTTTACAGCTTAAATTACAAGTTAATCTCGATAAAATTATTGCTCCCGAACAAAGTTTAGAAGTTGGTATTACTACAGTTATCGAAGATCGAGAAAGTCAAATAAGTTACTGGGCATTAACCCATCCAGCCGAAGAAGCCGATTTTCATCTAAGAAATAGCTATCTTCTCAAACTTTAAGCGTGGTGTAAGTTTCTCAAATATTTTTACCGTGATTTCTCTAATTGATCAATTAATATGAAATACAAAAAATAATGATACAAATTGATTTTCCCTATTTCCCTACTTCCCTACTTCCCCATCCATAGCAAACATTAAAATATTTCATGTAAAATATTCAGGCGCTAAAATTACAGATATTAAATCCTTACACATAATCAGTTCTTCATGACTGTAACTCTAGCAAAATGGACAATTGATGAATATCATTCGATGATTCAAGCAGGATTACTAGATAATCGTCAGGTAGAGTTGCTTAGAGGAGAAATAGTCGAAATGTCCCCCGAAGGTGAAGCTCATGCTTATTTTAGTAGTGAGGCGGAAGAATACTTACGAGAATTGTTAAAGAGCAAAGCTACAGTCCGTTCAGGCAAACCGATTACTTTGTATGACAACAGTGAACCTGAACCTGATATTGCGATCGTGCAAAAGTTAGGACGAGAATATTTAGCTCATCACCCCTATCCTGAGAATATTTTTTGGCTAATTGAGTACTCTAATTCCAGTTTAGACAAGGACTTAAATCTAAAGACTAAAATTTATGCAGCAGCAGGTGTTCAAGAGTATTGGGTGGTTAACCTGAAAAAAAGACAGTTGATTGTCTTTCGGCAACCTCAAGATTGTGAATATCTAGCAAAATCAACTTATAGCGAGGGTACTATTTGTTCTGTGGCATTCCCTGATATCTCTATTACCATTAACTCAATCATAAGTAATTAAAGCGATCGCCTGGATTACCAAAAAAGCTTTTAGCTTTTAGCTCTCAGCTATTAGCCCTTGACCAACTCTCAATCGCCCTAAAATCTCAACCCAATTATTTATAATGCTCCTGCGGCTGTCTTGTCGATAATACTGCCATCCCCTAGGTGGCTAGTAAGATTAATCGCTTGCATTACAGGTTTACCCAATCTCCCTTGAGGATAATCAATCACACTGACAGCACAATTACCCTGTTTGATATTCCAGAAGTTGCTGGGTTTGAGACCAAGAAGATAGCAAAGAATCACTTTATTAATGGCATCATGAGCCACCACCAGTCCTGTTGTTGGTGTGTCTGTGTTGCTGTAGTCTGCCACGATTTTATTCCAGGCAGCAACACCTCGATCCCAGACTTGCTGTAGGTTTTCTCCTTCAGGCATTTGGACGGTTTCAGGCTTATCTTTCCACTGTTGAAGCAGTTCGGGATATTTGACTTTAATTTCGGTCTCCAGCATTCCTTCCCATAAGCCATGACCAATTTCGATTAGTTCAGGAGTAGTGGTTAATTCGACACCATCATGGTGTTCGAGAATAATTTCAGCAGTTTCTTTGGGACGCATCATCGGACTAGAAACGGCAAAGTCGATGGGGATATCTTGTAAAAAGATACTCGCTTTACGTCCTTGCGATCGCCCGTGATCGTTTAAGGGAATATCTTTGATCCCCTGAAAACGGGATTCTTTATTCCAGTCGGTTTCACCATGACGTACCAAGAGTAAACGCAACCCTGAATGATTTGGACGCACGGGAGGAAGAGTCATCCCGACATGGGAAGTTTGGTTTAAAGATTCCAGTTGTACTGGTTCGCCAAATTTACCTGGAAAGTTCAGAATATTAATACAGCAGTTGGACTGTTGAAGTTCATGGTAGCGATTCATACTGATGCCAATGGCACTCATAATTAGACAGCGATTGATGCCATTATGGGCAGTAATTAAAATAGTTTGATCTTGGTGTTTGGCGATCGCCTGTTGCCAAAACTCTTGTGCCTGTTGATATAAAGAGCGTACAGGATAATAGTCTTGCCCTTCAACAATCATCTTAAAGTCTTGAGGATTTGTTTTCCACTGCCGATAATCAGCACTAAACTTAGAGATTACTTCGTCTTTTTTCATCTCCGACCACAAAGATAGATCGATCTCCAGTAATTGCTCAGTCGGTTCTAAAGCTGGAGGGTTAGGCAAACACTGATGAATTATCTCGGCTGTCTGTTTGGCACGCTGTAGAGGACTGCAATAGAAAGCATCAATTTTAAGACCGCTCAAAGCCTTTCCTACCTGTTGAGCATCGCTAATTCCTTTGTCGGTCAAGATTGACTTATCACAACGACCCTGAATGATCTTTTGGGCATTATAAGTACTTTGTCCATGACGAACGATAATTACGCGAGTAGCCAACCTCTTATCCTCTCCATAAGTTAATAAGTCGGGTAGGGCAAGGACATTGCGGTCACTTTCTCTCCCCTCAGAACCGAGCATGAAACTTGCAAAGCACTCGGCTCAAGCAATGTCGCTCAATCTTGTTTACCCTGCTAGTGTACTTGATGATGACGAAAAATTACCAGGAAAACAAAAGATAAAAACTCGGCTGCTGACTGCTTCTCAAATCGTTTTTGTGGCGAAAATAACAGAATGAAAAACCAGCTACTACACAATCATGTCATTAACAAAGCTACGAACTGTCCACTGCACAAGACTGTTGGGATAATCAGTGGCGATCGCCAACTATCTTTTAAGACTACTTTGAGCCAAGTTATGTACGCAGTTGACTTATGGAGATAAAGCGTCGGTAAAATTCTTACAGATTAGACAGCTTGGAAACATACAAGCTAAATAGCAAAAAAAAGTTTAACCTTTGCCATAATCTTAATTTTTTGATTTGTTCTTGAGTTTTGACCCCAACATCCCCAGCTACTTTACTGAAACTTAGCAAGAGAAGGAGGCTTAACCAAGAAGTTTTCCTCAATATTTAAATACTGGGAGGAGAATCTAGCCCCCACTGATGACGAATGAAATCTTTATACATATTATCCTTGACGATCATTTGCTCGTAAAGTTTGACTAAAAAATCTTGAGCCTGCTCGTGACTCATCGATCTTACTTGAGTCTCGAAAGAGCGAATATTAAATTTCTGCTCTAAAGACAGCTTAATTGAATCTGACATATAAACCACACTCCTGAGTTTGAAATTGGTAATCGATTTGCCTTGTTTAATGTAAGCTATTATTACTTTAACTTGACAAATACTTTCCTTAGTTATATTGACTAATATATTTGATTGTCAACTATCAAGCTAAATCTCAGCTCTCTCTGAAGACAGAAATTTAGGGGAAGAAACGTAAATAAATTGAATAAATTGGTTAATAACGTAAACATTCTGTAATAATTTAGCTAAGGTGCAAAATTTTGGCATTAAATTCAACTTATAATTTTGATTAGCTGGCGCTGTTTTCATCGACAAATTGCGCTCAAAGATTATTACGTCGTTTTGGGGTAAAATTTGCCTTGGACTTTGATTAAACTACTATGGCAATAATTAATAGTAAGATTAGGTTATATAACTAAATCATCGTCAGTGTTAGCTTTGCTGAATTAAGACCTTTAAAAAAGTTGTCTTATATAATTAATGTCTGGCACAAAATAAACTTGATTTGGTCTACGAAAAAATCCATTGATAAACAACCTTTTCGATAATTAATTTATATATTGGCTTAATTGCCTTTAAAAAAGCGTTCGCTCTGCACACATTTTTGGAATTCAATCAGCTTGGGAGACTATAGTTTTATGTCTATTCGTTTATATGTGGGTAATTTGCCCAAAGAGGAAATTGAACGCGATACCTTAGCAGCAATGTTTGCTGATGAAGGAGAGCAAGTTTCAACTAAAGTAATCAAAGATCGTAAAACAGGTAAGTGTCGTGGCTTTGCCTTTGTTACCGTTCCTACCGATGAATTAGCCGATCAGTTTATCGAAAAATATAACGGTCAGTCTTTTATGGATAATCCCATCAAAATCGAAAAAGCTTTGCCTCGTTCTAAGGGCGAAGATGGTGAAGCTGCACCCGAAGCTAATAATAGCAGTAGTAACAATGCTGATGCACCTAAGCGCAAAACTGCTAGCAAACGTAGTAGTGGTAAAAAACCCAGTACTACTCAAAAGCAGCAACAGGGAACTATTCAGCCAGATCCCCGTTGGGCAGACGAACTAGCCAAGCTAAAAGAAATGTTAGCAGCAGCCAATAACTAATGCTGATTGATAGAGATATATCCCAGCAAAGCTCAATTATTTCGAGTGAAGCAAGAGCAGTAATTTAACTTGATCAATAGCGGTGACGATAACTCAGAAGGAAACTTAGGGTGATTGTCACCGTTATTTTTGGGGAGCAAGTTGTTAAGCTGTGAATCATTCTTTTTTTAGGCTTTGGGACGAATATCTGAGAAAATAAACTCCAGATTAAATAATCAATATATAGATAAGGAAATTAAATTCATGAGCGATCCTGTCACAACGATGAAGCAAGAAGTAGGTAGAGCAGCCGCAGCGCGAGTCAAGTCTGACTCAATTGTGGGATTAGGATCGGGTTCTACTGCCGCCTATGCTATCGAGTATATCGGCGATCGCCTTGCTAAAGGAGAAATCAAAAATATTCAGGGTGTTCCTACTTCGTTTCAGGCAGAAGTATTAGCCAAACAATTTAAAATTCCCCTAGTTACGCTTGATGCGATCGATCATATCGATATTGCGATCGATGGTGCTGATGAAGTCGATCCACAAAAAAACCTGATTAAAGGTGGTGGTGCAGCCCACACGAGAGAAAAAGTTGTCGATTCTTTAGCTAAAGAGTTTATTGTCGTGGTAGACGGCGGTAAATTAGTTGACAAATTGGGTTCAACATTCCTGTTGCCAGTCGAAGTTATTCCTATGGCAGTTGCCCCCGTGATGAGGAGTTTAGAGAAATTAGGAGGGAAGCCAGAGTTAAGAATGGGAGTCAAAAAAGCGGGCCCTGTAGTTACAGATCAGGGTAATCTAGTGATTGATGTTAAATTTGACCATATTCAAGATCCTGGGACAATGGAAAAAGAAATTAATAATCTGCCTGGAGTTCTAGAAAATGGTTTATTTGTAGGAGTAGCAGATATTATTATGGTGGGTGAGGTTAAGGATGGTAAAACCGTAATTCGTGAGTTTTAGTGAATAAAACAGACATTTAAAGAGAAACTTAAAAGAAAGGCGATCGCTTTAATGATTATTGATTGAATCAATTTAATTTCTTAAAAGTGATTATGGATATTAAAGATTTAGCAATCTGGTCATTAGCATTTGCTCTAATCATCCATACGATTGATGAAGCATGGCTACCCGAATATCAAAAGGCTAAACCGAATTGGCGCTCAGTGGTCTTTAATCGCGCTCTTTTCCTGGAAAACCTGCCTGTTTTCATTTTTTCCATTGGTTTAGCAACAATTGGCTGGCGATGGTCGCTCATGGGCGGTATTTTGCCAGCGGTGGGGCTGACCCATCCACTGTTAGATCATTTAGGATTGAGTTGGCAGACACATAAGATGCGACCAGGCAGTTGGACAGGACTCTTTTTGCTTTTGCCTCTTAGCATTTGGGTTTATGCTTTAAGCAATACCTATCATCTGTTTAATTTACCTGAATTCTTAATTAGTGGTGCGATCGGTTTAGGGATATCGATCTGGTTATTCTGGATTGTTGCTCAAGAGTCCCAAAATCTTTAAAAATCAATTGGGTAGGATGGGCATAATCAGGATTTATAAAGTGCAATGAACAATTTCCTTAATGCCCACCACAATAATTTTGCACGATATATTTGGTGGACAATAAACTATTCTAGAAAAGAGAGAATTATTTTGTTGAAATTTATTGCTTTTGTCACCATTTTTTTGGTCTCATACACTTTATCTATTTCTCCTGTCCATGCTGAGACTATAAGTAATTTTGATAGTGGCGCAGTAGTGTTTGAAGCTAACTGTGCTGGCTGTCATATAAATGGGGGAAATATTGTGCGACGGGGTAAAAACCTTAAGTCTAAAGCCCTACATAAATATAAGGTAGATAACGAAGAGGCGATCGCTAATATTGTGACTAATGGCAAAGGTCTAATGTCAGCCTATGGTGATAAACTTAGTCAGCAAGAAATAGCAGATGTCAGTGCCTATGTATTGCAACAAGCAGCAAAAAATTGGCAGTAAATAACCTGAAATTAGCCAAAAGCATGACGACAATTGTTGAGAAGATTATCCAATTGTTGTTCAACTCGAACAGGATTTTTTAATCTAAACCAGGCTGCAATTATTGCTTCTTTGGGGTTTCGTTGGTTTTGTTGAACAGTAGAAATAGCCTCTTGATTTGAATATCCGCGCTGACTGACTAACCAACTAGCTAAAACTATTCCAGTCCTGCCAACTCCACCAGAACAATGAACTACAGTTTTTTGCTGATTTTGCTCTGCGGAAATCAAAAAAGGAATAATGCGATCGATCAATATTTCTGCGGGAGGAATTTGAAAATCTTTAATTGGTTGCCACAATACATATTTAGCAGCAAATTCTTGTCTATAGGTTTCTAATAAATTGATCGGATAACGAGCAAGTTGCTTACTCTCCAACAGACAGCAAACTCTACCAATTTCCTGTTGTCGCATGAACTTAATCCATTGCGCAATTGACTTTTGTGTATATCTAGGTCTTGCAGCACCAAAGATTATCGATTCTTGACGAGTGGCAGGGGCAAATTTATACAGCATACTAGACAATGTTAGGACGTTTTTTACTACCTATATGCGAAGCGGTATCCTTTAGGACTACCTACTACCTACGAGCTAATCACCCCAATTGTCTATCGCTAATTTTGTACGGCTATACATACTCTAGCCTTGAGAATCATATAATAACCATAGGGAAAAATAATATCTTTAAATCTTACTAATTATCAAACGTGATCGATCAAGCAAAAGATGCCATTACAGTTACAGATATTTTAGACCAGGCAGCCAAGGGAATAGATATTTCAATCGAAGACGGAATTTCTCTAATTCAACAACAAGATCCATCAATTAGATTGAATATTGCCCAAACCGCAGATCGTCTTCGTCAGAAGCAGGTAGGCGATACCGTAACCTACGTGATTAACCGTAATATTAATTTCACTAATATCTGTGAGCAACACTGTAGTTTTTGTGCTTTTCGTCGTGATGCCGATGAAGCAGGCTCTTTTTGGCTTGATAATGCGCAAATAATTGCTAAAGCAACTGAAGCCGTGGCAATTGGCGCAACGGAAATTTGTATGCAGGGGGGTTTAAATCCTCAAGCAAAAATCGATGGTGCATCTCTAGCTTTTTACCTAAATTTAATCAGAGAAATTAAGACGAACTTTCCTCAACTTCATCTTCATGCTTTTTCACCCCAGGAAATCCAATTTATTGCCCGAGAAGATGGTCTTAGCTACGAACAAGTACTGTTAGCTCTAAAAGAAGCTGGGTTAGGCTCAATGCCAGGGACAGCAGCCGAAGTATTAGACGATCGCGTCAGAAAGATTATTTGTCCTGAAAAAATCAACAGCGCCACCTGGTTAGAAATTGTTGGCTTGGCTCATCGCTTGGGTATCAATACCACTAGTACAATGCTATCGGGACATATTGAGACTCATCAGGAGCAAATTGAACATCTGGCTAAATTGCGATCGCTGCAACAAACTGCCGTAGCCAATCATTATCCTGCTAAAATTACCGAGTTTATTATTTTACCTTTTGTTGGGCAAGAAGCACCTGCTCCAATTCGTAAGCGCGTTGGTAGAGATCAGCCTGATGTAGCAGAAGTATTGCATTTGACAGCTGTTGCTCGTATTTTTTTGGGAAACTGGATTGTTAATCATCAACCAAGCTGGGTCAAAATCGGCTTATCTGGGGCAAAACAAGCCTTAAACTGTGGTTGTAACGATATTGGTGGAACTTTGATGGAAGAACACATTACCTCGATGGCGGGAGCGCAGGGAGGAACTAACATGAGCGTGGCTACATTACGTCAGGCGATCGCCGATTTAAATCGTCCAGATCGACAAAGAACTACTGAGTATAAGTATTTCTGAACCTCCCATCGGCATGTGCTGTCGGGATTCCCATTTAGACTCGACTCTAGACACCTAAATGTCCCCGATAGAACGCCGTTACTGGGCTGTTTGTTTTACTTCCACTTGAATACTCATGCCAGAGCATCTTTACAAGGAATAACTTTGATAGTCTTACTCAACTTAGAGCAACTTTTCCCAATGCCGATTTAGTTGGCACCCTCGACAGTTCCTTCAAGTCGGGAAACCCGCCCAACGGACTGTCTCGCAAATTAACCGTCTTTAATATTGGAGGAAACAAATATAGGTTAATTGCTGCTATCCACTTTAATCGCCACAAAGTCTACATTCGTCATATATTAACTCACGCTGAATACGACAAGCGGTGCGACCCCGCGTTATGCGAAGCGGTGACGCGATATGCGGAGCGGTATCCTTTAGGACGAAGGAGCTAATCCTTTAGGAATCCTTTAGGACGGCGAAAGACGCAAGGGAATGCGCACCAAGAAGGATAATTGGAAATTATGACTACTATTGCACCAGAATTAAAACGACAATGGAAAGCGATCGCGCCTTATTTAACAATTAGCAATGAGCAAGAATACGACGAAGCGGAAGAAAGGCTTAATGTTCTGCTAACGGAATATGATAAACACCATAAATTATGCAATGTCCTGAATGGGAATCAAAAATAATAGTCAAGAATGGTCGCCGAAAAGGTAAACAGAACTACCTTTGTCCTAAAGCGATTGTCTTGAATGTCAAGTTTAATTTGTCTTCAAAAGCGATCGCTAAGAACTAAATTAATCCAGGGTAATTGGTCATCACAGTAAGTTATGACTGCGATTTAAAAAATCAAAAATAACAATGCAATTTAATTAGGCGATTTGAGGTTACCCTAAAGAATGTTATACCCTTGTCTTAAAGCATAAACTTCGTGACCAGAGGGAATCCTTTTATTTTTACAAAATATGTAAATTCAAGATTGCAGCAAAATATGAGTCTCTTGAATATTAATATTGAGGGCTGCTGCTACTGCTGCTATACGCTGAAATCCAGCCGAACTATAGCGAGCGCCTGTTCGATCTGCAGCATATCTTTCACGAGAAAGTAGGAATTTTCACTGATAGCAAAGGCGATCGCCTTGCTTTTAGTGGTTGGTCGGATAATGTCGAGTCGTTTCATGTTTATTGTGATTGGGAAGGCGATCGCGATTTGGAAAGAGTTAACGAAGAAGCCTATCGTTTTGAGCAATTATGGAATGACTATACTCCCCTCAAAGATTTAATGTTTCGCCATACCCGCGACACCTTGAGGCAATATTACAAGTTGGGTATCTTAGACCGAGATATTCCCCGAAGAATAGTTAGTGATAATGCGATCGCTCTCGAACCAAATCGTGAAGTTCCTTTATACCAGGCTGTAAGTGATTATGTTCGCCATTTTTACAGACTAGCTCAGAAAGAAAACCGCAAGGCTTTGGGCTTTTTAATGACCTTATATGGATTATCTGAGAGAAAACTTACAGCAGACTATATGGTTCTCAAGTAGCTTGTTATTCGGGAAGAGGGGGCGAATTATGTCAAGCAGGACGGACATCTCACGGTGCGGAGGCAACCTCCGCACCCCTGTCCTCAGAATGGCAAACAGTACCAAAAGAACAAATCAAACGTCAATTTCGAGAAGAAGACATCAAAATCTTACTCTGTACGGAATCTGCCAGTGAAGGATTGAACCTGTAAACCTGTGGGGTATTAATAAACTATGATCTACCTTGGAATCCTATGAGGGTAGAACAACGTATCGGTAGAATCGATTCAGCCAAGTCATCATATTCGCATCCCTAGCTAAAGCTGCCTCAATCCTCAAATGCAGGTTCGCCACCAACTTTCTCAAATATCCAGGCTGAGTTGCTTTGTTCTTTATCTTATCCAGCTTACGGGCGATCGCTTTTTCAGGGGACTTAATTCAGACTGATTCATTTCGAGTTTTTCATACTTAATCTTCATTCATTGTGCCAAATACTTATCCCTCTTATGTCACTCTCCGAGTTTAACTAGTAACAAATCAAAGAGATTACCCAGAAAGAAGCAAGGGTTGAAATTGATTCATAGTATGAATTAAACGATGAAGTCCGAGTAATAAATAAGAATTAGGAAAGATTTCTAGCCAGGGAAAAATCAACCATAACAGAAGGGTAGGTTGTCCTAAAGGACTTGTCTACCGAACTAAGCGGCATATGCGGAGCAGTATCCTTTAGGACAAGTCGCATAGTTGGAGATACCGCTTCGCATAAATAATTAAACGAAAATTATTTAAGACATTCTTCCATCCTGTTTGATGATTCGATTGTGGATGAGAAGCAAAATCAATAGTTGTTTTAGGTCGGTCAGAATTAACAAGAGCCAATGAATTTAAAGATAAAAAAGGTTGAGTACTTAAACTAATCATTAAATAAGCACTCATGATGATTTCCCAGCATTTGTTAATCTCCTGAAAATTAGTAAATCTGTAATCAGTCCATCCTAGTTCTTGTTTACATTGTCTAAAGCTATATTCTACATAGGTTCTTAATCCATAAAGGTTGCCTAAAATCTTCTTCATCTTACTTCTTTTTTCCTGAATGTTTGTCATCATAAAAGAAGTTGAATTCTCGGAAAGTGACAGAATAGGGTTAAAGTGTAATGAATTCTAATGCTCGGTTTCTTTCAGATTCTTAGGACAG
It contains:
- the rpiA gene encoding ribose-5-phosphate isomerase RpiA, producing the protein MSDPVTTMKQEVGRAAAARVKSDSIVGLGSGSTAAYAIEYIGDRLAKGEIKNIQGVPTSFQAEVLAKQFKIPLVTLDAIDHIDIAIDGADEVDPQKNLIKGGGAAHTREKVVDSLAKEFIVVVDGGKLVDKLGSTFLLPVEVIPMAVAPVMRSLEKLGGKPELRMGVKKAGPVVTDQGNLVIDVKFDHIQDPGTMEKEINNLPGVLENGLFVGVADIIMVGEVKDGKTVIREF
- a CDS encoding histidine phosphatase family protein is translated as MATRVIIVRHGQSTYNAQKIIQGRCDKSILTDKGISDAQQVGKALSGLKIDAFYCSPLQRAKQTAEIIHQCLPNPPALEPTEQLLEIDLSLWSEMKKDEVISKFSADYRQWKTNPQDFKMIVEGQDYYPVRSLYQQAQEFWQQAIAKHQDQTILITAHNGINRCLIMSAIGISMNRYHELQQSNCCINILNFPGKFGEPVQLESLNQTSHVGMTLPPVRPNHSGLRLLLVRHGETDWNKESRFQGIKDIPLNDHGRSQGRKASIFLQDIPIDFAVSSPMMRPKETAEIILEHHDGVELTTTPELIEIGHGLWEGMLETEIKVKYPELLQQWKDKPETVQMPEGENLQQVWDRGVAAWNKIVADYSNTDTPTTGLVVAHDAINKVILCYLLGLKPSNFWNIKQGNCAVSVIDYPQGRLGKPVMQAINLTSHLGDGSIIDKTAAGAL
- a CDS encoding HXXEE domain-containing protein, with translation MDIKDLAIWSLAFALIIHTIDEAWLPEYQKAKPNWRSVVFNRALFLENLPVFIFSIGLATIGWRWSLMGGILPAVGLTHPLLDHLGLSWQTHKMRPGSWTGLFLLLPLSIWVYALSNTYHLFNLPEFLISGAIGLGISIWLFWIVAQESQNL
- a CDS encoding type II toxin-antitoxin system HigB family toxin; its protein translation is MFVLLPLEYSCQSIFTRNNFDSLTQLRATFPNADLVGTLDSSFKSGNPPNGLSRKLTVFNIGGNKYRLIAAIHFNRHKVYIRHILTHAEYDKRCDPALCEAVTRYAERYPLGRRS
- a CDS encoding RNA-binding protein; amino-acid sequence: MSIRLYVGNLPKEEIERDTLAAMFADEGEQVSTKVIKDRKTGKCRGFAFVTVPTDELADQFIEKYNGQSFMDNPIKIEKALPRSKGEDGEAAPEANNSSSNNADAPKRKTASKRSSGKKPSTTQKQQQGTIQPDPRWADELAKLKEMLAAANN
- a CDS encoding Uma2 family endonuclease is translated as MTVTLAKWTIDEYHSMIQAGLLDNRQVELLRGEIVEMSPEGEAHAYFSSEAEEYLRELLKSKATVRSGKPITLYDNSEPEPDIAIVQKLGREYLAHHPYPENIFWLIEYSNSSLDKDLNLKTKIYAAAGVQEYWVVNLKKRQLIVFRQPQDCEYLAKSTYSEGTICSVAFPDISITINSIISN
- a CDS encoding c-type cytochrome gives rise to the protein MNNFLNAHHNNFARYIWWTINYSRKERIILLKFIAFVTIFLVSYTLSISPVHAETISNFDSGAVVFEANCAGCHINGGNIVRRGKNLKSKALHKYKVDNEEAIANIVTNGKGLMSAYGDKLSQQEIADVSAYVLQQAAKNWQ
- a CDS encoding aminoglycoside phosphotransferase family protein, whose product is MTDRPETIKQSLDKLVEIAHQFEPDAQITDIQQHGSGNINSTFLVTLKLQPPFILQRLNTVVFCQPELVMNNICILSDYVHQKLEQNNFSSQRRWLIPRVLFTNQNQNHYVAEDGTFWRGISFIDNSQSFDTIQDLHHAQEIGYGLGMFHRLLTNLPTEQLADTLAGFHITPGYLKHYHQVREKVQINYSPEVNYCLQFIRDRPNLPYILENAKAKGKLRLRTIHGDPKINNIMIDCSTKEAVAMIDLDTVKPGLIHYDIGDCLRSGCNSLGEETSNWQEVKFEPKLAQAILKGYLEVARDFLTPEDYHYIYDSIRLLAFELGLRFFTDHLEGNVYFNANHAKHNLARALVQFKLTESIESQQETIEQIIAEMI
- the cofH gene encoding 7,8-didemethyl-8-hydroxy-5-deazariboflavin synthase subunit CofH, whose amino-acid sequence is MIDQAKDAITVTDILDQAAKGIDISIEDGISLIQQQDPSIRLNIAQTADRLRQKQVGDTVTYVINRNINFTNICEQHCSFCAFRRDADEAGSFWLDNAQIIAKATEAVAIGATEICMQGGLNPQAKIDGASLAFYLNLIREIKTNFPQLHLHAFSPQEIQFIAREDGLSYEQVLLALKEAGLGSMPGTAAEVLDDRVRKIICPEKINSATWLEIVGLAHRLGINTTSTMLSGHIETHQEQIEHLAKLRSLQQTAVANHYPAKITEFIILPFVGQEAPAPIRKRVGRDQPDVAEVLHLTAVARIFLGNWIVNHQPSWVKIGLSGAKQALNCGCNDIGGTLMEEHITSMAGAQGGTNMSVATLRQAIADLNRPDRQRTTEYKYF
- a CDS encoding NblA/ycf18 family protein — encoded protein: MSDSIKLSLEQKFNIRSFETQVRSMSHEQAQDFLVKLYEQMIVKDNMYKDFIRHQWGLDSPPSI
- a CDS encoding dual specificity protein phosphatase family protein encodes the protein MYKFAPATRQESIIFGAARPRYTQKSIAQWIKFMRQQEIGRVCCLLESKQLARYPINLLETYRQEFAAKYVLWQPIKDFQIPPAEILIDRIIPFLISAEQNQQKTVVHCSGGVGRTGIVLASWLVSQRGYSNQEAISTVQQNQRNPKEAIIAAWFRLKNPVRVEQQLDNLLNNCRHAFG
- a CDS encoding DOMON-like domain-containing protein encodes the protein MKSSFSLIPFTPDTAPSVQITGNIERQHNQLNIEYTLAGRSQILIPETSNKPTRQFNLWQHTCCEFFLGLQDSTQYWEFNLSPAGHWNIYRFLDYRQDLVEEIAFDSLPFQVLLENDTLQLKLQVNLDKIIAPEQSLEVGITTVIEDRESQISYWALTHPAEEADFHLRNSYLLKL